Proteins encoded by one window of Vibrio rumoiensis:
- the parC gene encoding DNA topoisomerase IV subunit A, whose translation MSSEITFDGVEQLALRKFTEDAYLNYSMYVIMDRALPYVGDGLKPVQRRIIYAMSELGLSAAAKYKKSARTVGDVLGKYHPHGDSACYEAMVLMAQPFSYRYPLVDGQGNWGAPDDPKSFAAMRYTEAKLSKFAEVLLGELGQGTIEWSPNFDGTMKEPKMLPARLPHILLNGITGIAVGMATDIPPHNVREIAGAAVHLIDNPKAELGEVMEYVKGPDYPTEAEIISAPSDIEKIYRNGRGSIKMRAVWHKEGSDIVITALPHQVSGAKLLEQIANQMRAKKLPMVDDLRDESDHENPTRIVIVPRSNRVDCDQLMNHLFASTDLEKNYRVNLNMIGLDNRPEVKGLVQILLEWIEFRKTTVRRRLQYRLDKVLDRLHILEGLLVAYLNLDEVIEIIRTEDEPKDVLMARFGITEIQANAILDTRLRNLAKLEEMKLRGEQDELEKERQKLEQLLGSDRRLNTLIKKEIQADSEKYGDDRRSPLVERAEAKALTERDLIPSEPITVVLSEKGWIRHAKGHDVDASSLNYKSGDGYLAHAHGKSNQPAVFLGSDGRSYSLESHSLPSARSQGEPITGRLGIAEGSQIRQVLMGEEDQLWLIASDAGYGFVCKGADLLSKNRSGKALINLPENSEVLPPSPVSDIDKDEILVITNDGRMLLFPIKDLPQLSKGKGNKIINIPSAKAKAREEVVSQLLAIPYGVTVTLYAGKRKLGLKPIDLDNFRGERGRRGGKLPRGLQRVTRVEVESNGATVNDTNEDE comes from the coding sequence ATGAGTTCTGAAATAACATTTGATGGCGTTGAACAGTTAGCCCTGCGCAAATTTACAGAAGATGCGTATCTAAACTATTCAATGTACGTAATTATGGACCGTGCCTTACCGTATGTAGGGGACGGCCTCAAACCAGTACAACGTCGTATTATTTATGCGATGTCTGAGCTTGGTTTATCTGCAGCGGCAAAGTATAAAAAATCAGCTCGTACTGTTGGTGACGTGCTAGGTAAATATCATCCTCATGGTGATTCAGCTTGTTATGAAGCGATGGTACTGATGGCTCAGCCTTTCTCCTACCGCTACCCATTAGTGGATGGTCAAGGTAACTGGGGTGCGCCAGATGACCCTAAATCATTTGCTGCAATGCGTTATACCGAAGCGAAACTGTCTAAATTCGCGGAAGTGTTGCTGGGTGAATTAGGTCAAGGCACGATTGAGTGGTCGCCAAACTTCGATGGCACCATGAAAGAGCCGAAAATGCTGCCGGCACGTTTGCCTCATATTTTACTCAATGGTATCACTGGTATTGCGGTGGGGATGGCGACCGATATTCCACCACATAACGTGCGTGAAATTGCTGGTGCTGCAGTGCATTTGATTGACAATCCAAAAGCTGAATTGGGCGAAGTAATGGAGTATGTCAAAGGCCCGGATTACCCAACTGAAGCGGAAATTATCTCTGCGCCTTCTGATATCGAAAAAATCTACCGTAATGGCCGTGGCAGCATTAAGATGCGTGCCGTGTGGCATAAAGAAGGGTCGGATATCGTTATTACGGCATTACCTCATCAAGTATCGGGCGCTAAACTGCTTGAGCAAATCGCCAATCAGATGCGTGCGAAAAAGCTGCCGATGGTGGATGATTTACGAGATGAGTCCGATCATGAAAATCCAACTCGTATTGTGATTGTACCTCGTTCAAATCGCGTTGATTGTGATCAGTTAATGAATCATCTATTTGCCTCGACCGATTTAGAGAAAAACTACCGTGTTAACTTAAACATGATTGGTTTGGACAACCGCCCTGAAGTGAAAGGCCTCGTTCAAATTTTATTAGAGTGGATTGAGTTTCGTAAAACCACGGTACGTCGACGCTTACAATATCGTTTAGATAAAGTATTAGATCGCCTACACATCTTAGAAGGCTTATTAGTTGCCTACTTAAATCTTGATGAAGTGATTGAAATTATTCGTACTGAGGATGAGCCGAAAGATGTCTTAATGGCTCGCTTTGGGATTACCGAAATTCAAGCGAATGCAATTTTAGATACTCGTTTACGTAACTTAGCTAAGCTCGAAGAAATGAAACTTCGTGGCGAGCAAGATGAGTTAGAAAAAGAGCGTCAAAAACTAGAGCAACTACTCGGCTCTGATCGTCGTTTAAATACCTTGATTAAAAAAGAAATCCAAGCGGATTCAGAGAAATATGGCGATGATCGCCGTTCTCCTTTGGTCGAGCGTGCGGAAGCAAAAGCCTTAACTGAGCGTGATTTGATTCCAAGTGAACCCATTACCGTTGTGTTATCTGAAAAAGGTTGGATCCGCCACGCCAAAGGTCATGATGTCGATGCTTCATCTCTGAACTATAAATCGGGGGATGGTTATCTGGCACATGCGCATGGTAAGAGTAATCAGCCAGCGGTGTTCTTGGGGTCTGATGGACGTAGTTATTCATTAGAATCCCATTCTCTTCCTTCCGCCCGTAGCCAGGGTGAGCCCATTACTGGTCGTTTAGGGATTGCTGAAGGCAGTCAAATTCGTCAAGTGTTGATGGGTGAAGAAGATCAATTATGGTTAATTGCATCGGATGCCGGCTATGGCTTTGTATGTAAAGGCGCGGATCTCTTATCGAAAAACCGCAGTGGTAAGGCGTTAATAAATCTTCCTGAAAATTCAGAAGTGCTACCGCCAAGTCCAGTTTCCGATATTGATAAAGATGAAATCTTAGTGATCACCAACGACGGTAGAATGTTGCTATTCCCGATCAAGGACTTACCACAATTAAGCAAAGGTAAAGGCAATAAGATCATCAATATTCCATCCGCTAAAGCGAAAGCGCGTGAAGAAGTGGTCTCTCAACTTCTCGCGATCCCTTATGGGGTGACGGTGACGCTATATGCCGGTAAGCGTAAACTTGGATTGAAGCCGATTGATTTAGATAACTTCCGGGGTGAACGTGGACGTCGTGGCGGCAAGCTACCAAGAGGTTTACAGCGGGTCACTCGTGTTGAAGTGGAATCCAATGGGGCGACTGTTAACGATACTAATGAAGATGAATAA
- a CDS encoding DMT family transporter, which yields MTWILFTFMAAFMQSWRNAFQSKLSIEVKTLGVTLARFLWASPIAAVYLLILYQANPADLPAFNVRFTSFIFAAALMQILATALMVQLFKRNNYAIGAGLAKSEALAAAILGMLFFGTQLSMLGWAGVFLGGVGVFLLSTTTGVKSISISTVILGLCCGCAFALTSLWIREASLSLNLPFPYNAAWVLWLVISIQTIILLAYIFITDKSTLQALWQRPKLTFLASASSCLGSIGWFSAMSLEAVPYVKTLGQVEIFFTMIISVLWLRQKVKIKDGVGLVLVAIAAILVMWT from the coding sequence ATGACATGGATATTGTTCACTTTTATGGCCGCGTTCATGCAGTCATGGCGCAATGCTTTTCAAAGTAAATTATCAATTGAAGTTAAAACATTAGGGGTAACTCTCGCTCGTTTCTTATGGGCAAGCCCGATTGCAGCGGTGTATTTATTGATTTTATATCAAGCGAATCCGGCCGACTTACCTGCATTCAATGTTCGCTTTACTTCTTTTATTTTTGCCGCAGCGTTAATGCAAATCTTAGCCACTGCTTTAATGGTGCAATTATTTAAACGTAATAATTATGCGATTGGAGCTGGCCTTGCTAAAAGTGAAGCGTTAGCGGCTGCCATTTTGGGCATGTTATTTTTCGGAACGCAGCTTTCGATGCTCGGTTGGGCGGGTGTATTCTTAGGTGGCGTGGGGGTATTCCTTCTAAGTACCACCACTGGTGTTAAAAGCATCTCGATTTCAACAGTGATACTCGGTCTGTGCTGTGGCTGCGCGTTTGCTCTAACCTCTCTATGGATACGTGAAGCCAGTCTGTCACTTAATCTCCCCTTCCCTTATAACGCCGCTTGGGTGTTGTGGTTAGTCATTAGTATCCAAACCATTATCTTATTGGCGTATATTTTTATTACCGACAAATCGACCCTACAAGCTTTATGGCAGCGCCCAAAGCTAACCTTTCTTGCCAGTGCCAGTAGTTGTTTGGGTTCAATAGGATGGTTTAGCGCCATGTCACTTGAGGCTGTACCTTATGTTAAGACGCTAGGACAAGTTGAAATATTTTTTACCATGATAATTTCAGTATTATGGCTAAGGCAGAAGGTCAAAATCAAAGATGGGGTAGGTTTAGTATTGGTCGCCATTGCGGCTATTTTGGTGATGTGGACATAG
- the degS gene encoding outer membrane-stress sensor serine endopeptidase DegS: MLKFLLRPILIGLATAAVILITVPSLRQDLLHIESEPNAENMEDVQVSFSHAVHRAGPAVANIYSRQYVEGDRLKLKTQGLGSGVIVSDKGYIITNYHVVAQADQIVVALQDGRVSSAQLVGTDKQTDIAVLKIEMNNLPVIPQNSERKTKVGDIVLAIGNPYNLGQTTTFGIISAMGRSSVSTDGRQAFIQTDAAINKGNSGGALVNTRGELIGINTASFQQATDLETYGISFAIPYPLAYKIMTKIIADGRVIRGYIGIDGQDMNAVAARLLGIDHVSGIIVLSIAEGGPADKAGLKEKDVIVSIDDKKVLNSQSVMEMIIELRPGTTVNFEVLRNGKKITIPVTIEEDPKD; the protein is encoded by the coding sequence ATGCTTAAATTTTTGCTTCGACCTATTCTTATCGGGCTAGCAACAGCAGCGGTCATTCTTATTACCGTTCCATCATTACGCCAAGATTTACTCCATATTGAATCCGAACCTAATGCTGAAAATATGGAAGATGTTCAGGTTTCCTTTAGTCATGCCGTGCATCGCGCAGGCCCTGCTGTCGCCAATATTTATAGCCGTCAATATGTCGAAGGCGATCGCTTGAAGCTAAAAACCCAAGGCCTTGGCTCTGGTGTTATCGTATCAGATAAAGGCTACATCATTACTAACTACCATGTGGTCGCACAAGCCGATCAAATCGTTGTTGCACTGCAAGATGGCCGAGTATCGAGCGCGCAATTAGTCGGCACCGATAAACAAACAGACATTGCGGTCTTAAAAATCGAAATGAATAATCTTCCGGTGATTCCTCAAAACTCGGAACGAAAAACAAAAGTAGGCGATATTGTTTTAGCGATAGGTAACCCGTACAACCTAGGGCAAACCACAACCTTTGGCATTATTTCAGCGATGGGACGTTCCTCTGTCAGCACTGATGGCCGCCAAGCATTCATTCAGACGGATGCCGCAATCAACAAAGGTAACTCTGGTGGTGCTTTAGTGAATACACGGGGTGAACTGATCGGAATCAACACCGCTTCCTTTCAACAAGCCACCGACTTAGAAACCTACGGTATTTCCTTTGCGATCCCATACCCGCTCGCTTATAAAATCATGACTAAAATTATTGCCGATGGTCGAGTCATCCGTGGTTATATCGGTATTGATGGTCAAGATATGAATGCGGTGGCTGCCCGACTACTTGGTATTGATCATGTTAGCGGTATCATTGTACTCAGCATTGCCGAAGGTGGCCCAGCCGATAAAGCGGGCTTAAAAGAGAAAGATGTCATTGTTTCTATTGATGATAAGAAAGTGCTCAACAGCCAAAGTGTGATGGAAATGATTATTGAACTTCGACCAGGCACTACGGTTAATTTTGAAGTATTACGTAATGGCAAAAAAATCACGATTCCAGTGACAATCGAAGAAGATCCTAAAGATTAA
- a CDS encoding Do family serine endopeptidase yields MKKPLLVLTAISLSLSAILTPISASAALPSTVEGQAIPSLAPMLEKVTPAVVSVLVEGKKNATQQSIPEQFRFFFGPDTPVQALPERPFRGLGSGVIVDAKNGYIVTNYHVINDADKIQVALSDGREVKATLIGGDKLSDIAIIKLDKKISGLTQIKIADSDRLRVGDFAVAIGNPFGLGQTVTSGIISALGRSGLNIENFENFIQTDAAINTGNSGGALVDLNGELVGINTAILGPNGGNVGIGFAIPSNMVKSLTDQIIEFGGVKRGILGILGGEITPDLAEAMGYNSSKGAFVSQVLPKSAADKAGIKAGDVLVSINGKSIDTFGELRAKIATIGAGKTVELGLVRDGKTLNKSVILGEAEQMQANASDLHPGLEGAKFSNTDSSDAIAGVKITGIAKGSPAENYQLQQGDIIIGVNRTRVKNLAQMKKVLDEKTNILALNIQRGDQTLYLVVK; encoded by the coding sequence ATGAAAAAACCTTTACTTGTTTTAACTGCTATATCATTAAGCCTCAGTGCTATTCTCACCCCAATATCAGCCTCAGCCGCATTGCCGAGTACCGTCGAAGGGCAAGCGATTCCAAGCTTGGCACCGATGCTTGAGAAGGTCACACCTGCCGTGGTTTCTGTTTTGGTTGAAGGCAAAAAAAATGCGACTCAACAATCCATTCCAGAACAATTCCGTTTCTTCTTTGGTCCTGACACGCCTGTTCAAGCTCTGCCAGAAAGACCATTTAGAGGTTTAGGTTCTGGTGTTATTGTCGATGCCAAAAACGGTTATATCGTCACCAATTATCACGTCATCAATGATGCCGATAAAATTCAAGTCGCGCTATCTGATGGCAGAGAAGTTAAAGCAACGCTGATTGGCGGTGACAAACTATCCGATATTGCCATCATTAAGCTGGATAAAAAAATCTCAGGTCTTACTCAAATAAAAATCGCCGACTCAGACCGTCTGCGTGTCGGTGATTTTGCCGTTGCAATAGGTAACCCATTTGGACTTGGGCAAACCGTGACTTCTGGGATTATTTCCGCTTTAGGTCGTAGTGGTTTAAATATTGAAAACTTTGAAAACTTCATCCAAACCGACGCCGCAATCAACACCGGAAACTCTGGTGGCGCCTTGGTTGACCTTAATGGGGAGTTAGTGGGAATTAACACCGCTATTTTAGGCCCAAATGGTGGCAATGTCGGGATTGGTTTTGCCATTCCATCAAACATGGTCAAAAGCTTAACCGATCAAATCATCGAATTCGGCGGCGTTAAACGTGGCATCTTAGGTATACTTGGTGGCGAAATCACGCCAGATCTAGCTGAAGCCATGGGATATAACAGCAGTAAAGGCGCATTTGTTAGCCAAGTTTTACCAAAGAGTGCGGCAGATAAAGCCGGAATCAAAGCTGGGGATGTTTTAGTTTCTATCAACGGTAAAAGCATCGATACCTTTGGTGAACTTAGAGCAAAGATAGCCACCATTGGTGCAGGTAAAACAGTAGAGCTAGGATTAGTGCGTGATGGTAAAACATTAAATAAAAGCGTCATACTAGGGGAAGCTGAGCAAATGCAAGCCAATGCTAGCGATCTTCACCCTGGTTTAGAAGGTGCTAAGTTCAGTAATACCGATAGCAGCGACGCTATTGCTGGCGTAAAAATAACGGGAATAGCGAAAGGTTCTCCGGCTGAAAATTATCAACTTCAACAAGGTGATATTATCATTGGCGTCAATCGAACTCGGGTGAAAAACCTTGCCCAAATGAAAAAAGTTCTCGATGAGAAAACCAATATATTGGCTTTGAATATTCAACGAGGAGATCAAACGCTTTATCTTGTAGTTAAATAA
- the zapG gene encoding Z-ring associated protein ZapG, with translation MAFLYAAVGLVIGLIIGIIIARVMTPEYKKHKQLQKELETAKFELEQHRQDLSDHFSNSAEMLDTLGKNYTKLYQHMAQTSSDLLPNIPKQDNPFVTQTAEAPLESEERKPEETPEIQPKDYANGSTGLLKEQPKTYVESPTMNKAS, from the coding sequence ATGGCTTTTCTTTATGCTGCAGTAGGTTTGGTTATCGGTCTCATTATCGGCATTATCATTGCCCGTGTAATGACACCTGAATACAAAAAGCACAAACAACTACAAAAAGAGCTTGAAACCGCTAAGTTTGAATTAGAACAGCATCGTCAAGACCTGTCCGATCATTTCTCAAATTCTGCTGAAATGCTGGATACGCTAGGAAAAAATTATACTAAGTTGTACCAACATATGGCACAGACTTCTTCAGACCTATTACCAAATATTCCGAAACAAGATAACCCATTTGTTACCCAAACGGCGGAAGCCCCATTGGAATCGGAAGAACGTAAACCAGAAGAAACCCCTGAAATTCAACCTAAAGACTATGCGAACGGCTCTACTGGTTTATTAAAAGAACAACCAAAAACTTATGTTGAGTCACCAACGATGAATAAAGCGTCATAA
- the zapE gene encoding cell division protein ZapE gives MTPKQKYQYDIEHSGYQHDPAQQYAVDKLDQLYHQFLEYVSTPLEKPSLFSKLLGRKTQVTAPKGLYFWGGVGRGKTYLMDLFFDALPYEKKSRMHFHRFMQRVHMELSSLKDVSDPLQVVADRFKQESDIICFDEFFVSDITDAMILGTLFEALFKRGIILVATSNIPPKDLYRNGLQRARFLPAIKLIEQQCIEVNVDSGVDYRMRTLEQAEIYHFPLDEKAKANLDHYYLQLSRDECREIKTVNINHRDIPVNGVCDGVLYASFSQLCESSRSQSDYIEMSRLYHTVLLSDVKQMGRGSDDAARRFIALVDEFYERNVTLIISAQVALGSLYTKGQLDFEFQRCQSRLIEMQSLDYLANEHLA, from the coding sequence ATGACGCCTAAGCAAAAGTATCAGTACGACATTGAGCATTCCGGGTATCAACATGACCCTGCGCAACAATATGCAGTCGATAAACTGGATCAACTTTACCACCAATTTCTTGAGTATGTATCAACTCCACTAGAAAAACCGAGTTTATTTTCAAAATTGTTAGGTCGAAAGACTCAAGTAACGGCTCCGAAAGGTTTGTATTTTTGGGGAGGGGTTGGTAGAGGGAAAACCTATTTAATGGACTTGTTTTTTGATGCTTTGCCTTATGAAAAGAAAAGCCGAATGCATTTTCATCGTTTCATGCAGCGTGTCCATATGGAGCTTTCTAGCTTAAAGGATGTGAGTGACCCATTACAGGTAGTGGCAGATCGTTTTAAGCAAGAGTCTGATATTATTTGTTTTGATGAGTTTTTTGTATCAGATATTACCGATGCGATGATTTTAGGTACATTATTTGAAGCTTTATTTAAGCGTGGCATTATTTTGGTCGCCACTTCTAATATTCCACCCAAAGATCTTTATCGTAATGGCTTGCAGCGCGCGCGCTTCTTGCCTGCAATAAAGCTAATTGAACAACAATGTATCGAAGTCAATGTTGATAGTGGTGTTGACTATCGAATGCGAACGCTAGAGCAAGCCGAAATTTATCACTTTCCATTGGATGAAAAAGCCAAAGCGAATTTAGACCATTATTATCTTCAGCTTAGTAGAGATGAGTGTCGGGAGATAAAAACCGTTAATATTAATCATCGTGATATTCCCGTGAATGGTGTTTGCGATGGCGTGTTGTATGCCAGTTTTTCTCAGCTTTGTGAAAGTTCTCGTAGCCAGTCTGATTATATTGAAATGTCGCGTTTGTATCATACCGTTCTATTGTCAGACGTGAAGCAAATGGGGCGAGGTAGTGATGATGCTGCTCGTCGGTTTATTGCACTCGTTGATGAGTTCTACGAACGTAATGTCACGTTAATTATTTCAGCGCAAGTGGCGTTAGGTTCTTTATATACTAAAGGGCAGCTTGATTTTGAATTTCAGCGCTGTCAATCACGCTTGATTGAGATGCAAAGTCTTGATTATTTAGCGAATGAACATCTCGCTTAA
- the rplM gene encoding 50S ribosomal protein L13: protein MKTFVAKPETVKRDWYVVDAEGKTLGRLASEIASRLRGKHKAEYTPHVDTGDYIIVVNAEKVAVTGNKAKGKIYYRHSEFPGGLKSISFEKLIDKKPEMVIELAVKGMLPRGPLGRAMYRKLKVYAGAEHNHVAQQPQVLDI from the coding sequence ATGAAAACTTTCGTTGCTAAACCAGAAACTGTAAAACGCGACTGGTATGTTGTAGACGCTGAAGGTAAAACTCTTGGCCGTCTAGCAAGTGAAATTGCATCTCGCCTACGTGGCAAACATAAAGCTGAGTACACTCCTCACGTTGATACTGGTGATTACATCATCGTTGTAAACGCTGAGAAAGTAGCTGTTACAGGTAACAAAGCGAAGGGTAAAATTTACTACCGTCACTCTGAGTTCCCTGGTGGCCTAAAGTCAATCTCTTTTGAAAAACTGATTGATAAGAAGCCAGAAATGGTTATTGAACTAGCTGTTAAAGGTATGCTACCACGTGGTCCTCTTGGCCGTGCTATGTACCGTAAGCTAAAAGTTTACGCTGGCGCTGAGCACAACCATGTTGCTCAACAACCACAAGTACTAGACATCTAA
- the rpsI gene encoding 30S ribosomal protein S9 translates to MAENQYYGTGRRKSSAARVFIKPGSGNIVINKRDLDTYFGRPTSRMVVKQPLELVDMVEKLDLYVTVKGGGISGQAGAIRHGITRALMEYDETLRPALRAAGYVTRDARCVERKKVGLRKARRKPQFSKR, encoded by the coding sequence ATGGCAGAGAATCAATACTACGGCACTGGCCGTCGCAAAAGCTCAGCTGCTCGTGTTTTCATCAAACCAGGCAGCGGCAACATCGTAATCAACAAGCGTGATCTAGACACCTACTTCGGTCGTCCAACTTCACGCATGGTTGTTAAACAACCTCTTGAACTTGTTGACATGGTAGAGAAACTTGACCTATACGTCACTGTTAAAGGTGGTGGTATTTCTGGTCAAGCTGGTGCGATCCGTCACGGTATCACACGCGCTCTTATGGAATACGATGAAACTCTACGTCCTGCTCTACGTGCAGCTGGCTATGTTACGCGTGACGCTCGTTGCGTTGAACGTAAGAAAGTTGGTCTACGTAAAGCACGTCGTAAACCACAATTCTCTAAGCGTTAA
- the petA gene encoding ubiquinol-cytochrome c reductase iron-sulfur subunit has product MSNAPINNGRRRFLTATTAVVGGIGAVAVAVPFIKSWNPSERAKAAGAPVEVDISKLEEGQLVRVEWRGKPVWVVRRSQSTLTQLESLDDKLRDPTSEQEQQPAYAQNKYRSIKPEYFVAVGICTHLGCSPTYLPDTFSEQVQGVKSGFFCPCHGSKFDLAGRVFQGVPAPLNLVVPEHGYLSDTRIIIGESREEGA; this is encoded by the coding sequence ATGAGCAATGCGCCTATCAATAATGGCCGCCGGCGCTTTTTGACTGCCACTACCGCGGTTGTTGGTGGAATAGGAGCGGTGGCGGTAGCTGTGCCTTTTATTAAATCTTGGAATCCAAGTGAAAGGGCAAAAGCTGCTGGTGCTCCGGTGGAAGTGGATATCAGTAAATTAGAAGAGGGTCAGCTTGTTCGTGTTGAGTGGCGAGGGAAGCCAGTTTGGGTGGTGCGTCGTTCCCAGTCAACGTTAACACAGCTTGAATCTTTAGATGATAAGCTTCGCGATCCGACATCAGAGCAAGAACAACAGCCTGCTTACGCTCAGAATAAATACCGTTCAATCAAACCAGAATATTTTGTTGCGGTGGGTATTTGTACTCACCTTGGTTGTTCTCCAACGTATTTACCTGACACTTTTAGCGAGCAAGTTCAGGGTGTTAAATCGGGTTTCTTTTGTCCATGTCATGGTTCTAAATTTGATCTGGCTGGTCGAGTGTTTCAAGGGGTGCCAGCGCCATTAAACTTAGTGGTTCCAGAGCATGGATACTTAAGTGATACACGGATTATCATTGGCGAAAGTCGTGAGGAGGGAGCCTGA
- a CDS encoding cytochrome b, with the protein MQALLDWVEKRLPVMDAYKKHLSEYPMPKNFNFWYLFGSLAMLVLVNQILTGIWLTMNYVPSGDGAFASVEYIMRDVEYGWLLRYMHSTGASAFFVVVYLHMFRGLIYGSYQKPRELLWIFGMLIFLVLMAEAFMGYLLPWGQMSYWGAQVIISLFGAIPVIGDDLTLWIRGDYVISGATLNRFFALHVIALPIVLLLLVVLHVLALHEVGSNNPDGIDTKIPKAPDDNGEHKTQFAFHKQFTKKYNIIDSVPFHPYGTVKDLVGVAGFLFFFSYVLFFNPEMGGYFLEPPNFEAANPLKTPEHIAPVWYFTPFYAILRAVPDKLLGVAAMGASILFLFLLPWFDRCKVRSYRYRSKWHLLNIIQFVISFIALGILGTLPATPLYTFLAQVFSLGYFMFFILLYFYSKNEATKPLPERVTFK; encoded by the coding sequence ATGCAAGCCTTACTTGATTGGGTAGAAAAACGTCTACCAGTGATGGATGCTTATAAAAAGCATTTATCCGAATATCCAATGCCTAAGAACTTCAACTTTTGGTACCTTTTTGGTTCTTTAGCAATGTTAGTCTTAGTGAATCAGATCCTGACAGGGATTTGGTTGACCATGAATTATGTTCCTTCTGGTGATGGCGCTTTTGCCTCGGTTGAATACATCATGCGTGATGTTGAATATGGTTGGCTACTCCGCTATATGCACTCAACTGGCGCATCTGCATTTTTCGTTGTGGTGTATTTGCATATGTTCCGTGGCCTTATTTACGGTTCATATCAAAAACCACGTGAGCTTTTGTGGATCTTCGGTATGTTGATCTTCTTAGTGTTAATGGCGGAAGCTTTCATGGGTTACTTGCTACCTTGGGGACAAATGTCTTACTGGGGGGCTCAGGTTATTATTTCCTTGTTTGGTGCGATTCCGGTTATTGGTGATGATTTAACACTCTGGATCCGTGGTGACTACGTTATTTCTGGCGCCACTTTGAATCGATTCTTTGCTTTACACGTGATCGCACTACCAATTGTTTTATTACTATTAGTAGTACTACACGTATTGGCATTGCATGAAGTTGGCTCAAATAACCCTGATGGCATTGATACTAAAATTCCGAAGGCACCAGATGATAATGGTGAGCACAAAACTCAGTTTGCATTCCATAAGCAATTTACCAAAAAATACAACATCATTGATTCAGTACCATTCCATCCTTATGGAACGGTAAAAGATCTCGTTGGTGTTGCTGGTTTCTTATTCTTCTTTAGTTATGTGTTGTTCTTTAATCCAGAAATGGGAGGCTATTTCCTTGAGCCGCCAAACTTTGAAGCTGCAAACCCACTGAAAACACCAGAGCATATTGCGCCAGTATGGTATTTCACGCCTTTCTACGCGATTTTACGTGCGGTACCAGATAAGCTGTTAGGTGTTGCTGCAATGGGCGCTTCAATCTTGTTCTTATTCTTATTGCCTTGGTTTGATCGTTGTAAAGTGCGTTCATATCGTTACCGCAGTAAATGGCACCTATTGAATATCATTCAGTTCGTGATCAGCTTTATTGCCCTAGGTATTTTGGGAACCTTACCAGCCACTCCGCTCTATACCTTTTTAGCGCAGGTGTTTAGTTTAGGTTATTTCATGTTCTTCATTTTGTTGTATTTCTACAGTAAGAATGAAGCAACCAAACCATTACCAGAGAGGGTAACATTCAAATGA
- a CDS encoding cytochrome c1 has product MKKWIIGLLTIMLPLSVMAAGGNVHLDKANNDLTDQASLQRGAKTFMSYCAGCHSTQYQRYQRVATDLGIPDDLMMENLVFDPKAKIGDLMTNAIPAEDAGKWFGSPPPDLTLVARVRGVDWLYTYLRSFYADPSRPFGVNNTTFPNVGMPHVLEGLQGIPEPVYETTTVDGEEHKIVVGTKITKMGELTTEEYNNTVRDLVNFLEYSGDPVKLERHALGWWVMAFLVLFTIVVVLLKKEYWRDVH; this is encoded by the coding sequence ATGAAAAAGTGGATTATAGGACTTTTGACTATTATGTTGCCGTTATCGGTCATGGCAGCGGGTGGTAATGTACATTTAGACAAAGCGAATAATGATCTTACCGACCAAGCTTCATTGCAGCGTGGTGCTAAGACCTTTATGAGCTACTGCGCTGGATGTCATTCCACGCAATATCAGCGCTATCAACGCGTCGCGACAGACTTAGGTATTCCTGATGATTTGATGATGGAAAACTTAGTCTTTGATCCAAAGGCAAAAATTGGTGATTTGATGACCAACGCCATTCCTGCTGAAGATGCAGGTAAATGGTTTGGGTCACCACCACCTGATTTAACGTTGGTCGCTCGTGTGCGTGGCGTTGATTGGTTATATACCTACTTACGTAGCTTTTATGCAGATCCGTCACGTCCATTTGGGGTGAACAATACCACTTTCCCTAATGTTGGTATGCCACATGTACTTGAAGGCTTACAAGGTATTCCTGAGCCTGTTTATGAAACCACTACGGTAGATGGTGAAGAGCATAAAATTGTCGTTGGTACTAAAATTACCAAAATGGGTGAACTGACAACGGAAGAATATAACAATACGGTCCGAGATTTGGTCAACTTCCTTGAATATTCAGGTGACCCCGTCAAGCTTGAACGTCATGCTCTTGGCTGGTGGGTAATGGCATTCTTGGTACTCTTTACCATTGTTGTGGTCTTACTCAAGAAAGAATATTGGCGTGATGTTCATTAA